The Streptomyces sp. NBC_01255 genome window below encodes:
- a CDS encoding low temperature requirement protein A has translation MSSVHESKTLRRDVSPLELFYDLVFVFAVSQLSHHLLEHLTWRGAAETAVLLVAVVGTWVFTSYEATLLGIDRRVTRWMVVVVMGIGLFANSAIPHAFQDRAWAFVTALLFVLLSAGTVTALAARTEVQREHYRRTLVWMAAAAPLWIVGAAVDSGPRLWWWAAAALIDLSGTWLAHPLPGRTFRSREFPLDVPHMLERLRLFLIILLGETVLTAGRAMSDAPVDAPSMLATAGVFTALVCLWATYFGGGEEVVTTFVAHTTDPVGAVRLGVNSAYVLMAALVAFAVGSELTIAHPLGHGSATLALLLFGGPAFYLATAAWFYRTTTGGAWIERLIACVALAAGGVAAVWLPPLASLALLDAILIVTATVLARAHRKLTLSLRGAPATRA, from the coding sequence ATGAGCAGCGTGCACGAGTCAAAGACGCTGCGGCGGGACGTGTCCCCGCTGGAGCTCTTCTACGACCTCGTCTTCGTCTTCGCCGTCTCCCAGCTCTCCCACCATCTCCTGGAGCACCTCACCTGGCGGGGCGCCGCCGAGACCGCCGTCCTCCTGGTCGCCGTCGTCGGCACCTGGGTCTTCACCAGTTACGAGGCGACTCTCCTGGGCATCGACCGTCGGGTCACGCGGTGGATGGTCGTCGTGGTCATGGGCATCGGCCTGTTCGCGAACTCCGCGATCCCCCACGCCTTCCAGGACCGTGCGTGGGCCTTCGTGACAGCCCTGCTGTTCGTCCTGTTGTCGGCGGGTACCGTGACGGCTCTGGCCGCGCGCACGGAAGTCCAGCGCGAGCACTACCGCCGCACCCTGGTCTGGATGGCGGCCGCCGCCCCGCTGTGGATCGTCGGGGCCGCCGTCGACAGCGGGCCCCGCCTGTGGTGGTGGGCCGCCGCCGCGCTCATCGACCTCTCCGGTACCTGGCTCGCCCACCCGCTGCCCGGCCGCACGTTCAGGAGCCGGGAATTCCCCCTCGACGTGCCCCACATGCTCGAACGCCTTCGGCTGTTCCTCATCATCCTGCTCGGCGAGACCGTCCTCACCGCCGGCCGCGCGATGTCCGACGCCCCCGTCGACGCCCCCAGCATGCTGGCAACCGCAGGTGTCTTCACCGCGCTGGTGTGCCTGTGGGCCACATACTTCGGCGGCGGCGAGGAGGTCGTCACCACCTTCGTCGCCCACACCACGGACCCGGTGGGGGCCGTCCGGCTGGGTGTGAACAGCGCCTACGTGCTCATGGCCGCGCTGGTCGCCTTCGCCGTCGGCAGCGAACTGACCATCGCCCATCCGCTCGGCCACGGCTCGGCGACCCTCGCTCTGCTCCTGTTCGGCGGACCCGCGTTCTACCTCGCCACCGCGGCCTGGTTCTACCGCACCACCACGGGTGGCGCCTGGATCGAACGCCTGATCGCCTGCGTCGCCCTCGCCGCCGGAGGCGTCGCGGCCGTGTGGCTGCCCCCGCTTGCCTCCCTCGCCCTCCTCGACGCCATCCTCATCGTGACCGCCACAGTCCTCGCACG
- a CDS encoding IS1380 family transposase, with translation MRTARPRPKLVVSADGHGVVNHAGSRLLADLADATSLTSAFSDALHRLRPRGTGHDPGRVAVDLAVMLADGGEAIRDLAALRDQRDGFGPVASTPTAWRVLAGIDTAALNALRAARAQAREIAWLQADETGHHTPASHAGGRELPGLVLDIDATLVTCHSEKEQSAATYKRGFGYHPMLCFLDNTGEALAGILRPGNAGANTAADHITVLDQALAQIPEAHRHGTPVLIRADSAGSEKAFLAHLRALRQRGIRTTFSVGHAVTEQIRKAIRALPDQVWHPALEQDGALRVGAEVAELTDLVDLTGYPDGTRIIVRRERPHPGAQLSLFDQDEGMRHQVFLTDTPVTGGGSIQYLEVRHRAHARVEDHIRCGKTTGFGRFPSRRFAINQAWLELSLTAIDLLAWARTLLLDGELATAEPKKLRYRLLHAAARITRGARRLYLRIAATWPWRHELTVAFNRLVTLPRPAT, from the coding sequence GTGCGCACTGCACGGCCACGCCCCAAACTCGTCGTCAGCGCCGACGGGCACGGGGTGGTCAACCACGCCGGCTCGCGCCTGCTCGCGGATCTGGCCGACGCTACCTCGCTGACCAGCGCCTTCAGCGACGCTCTGCACCGGCTGCGACCGCGCGGGACCGGGCACGACCCCGGCCGCGTCGCGGTGGACCTGGCGGTGATGCTCGCCGACGGAGGCGAGGCGATCCGGGACCTGGCCGCGCTGCGCGACCAGCGCGACGGGTTCGGCCCCGTCGCCTCCACCCCGACCGCCTGGCGAGTGCTGGCCGGCATCGACACCGCAGCCCTGAACGCACTACGGGCAGCCCGGGCCCAGGCCCGCGAGATCGCCTGGCTGCAAGCGGACGAGACCGGACACCACACACCCGCATCACACGCCGGAGGACGTGAACTACCAGGCCTGGTCCTGGACATCGACGCCACCCTGGTCACCTGCCACTCCGAGAAGGAACAGTCCGCCGCCACCTACAAACGCGGCTTCGGCTACCACCCGATGCTCTGCTTCCTAGACAACACCGGCGAGGCCCTCGCCGGCATCCTACGGCCGGGCAACGCCGGAGCGAACACCGCAGCCGACCACATCACCGTCCTCGATCAAGCCCTCGCCCAGATCCCCGAAGCCCACCGCCACGGCACCCCGGTCCTCATCCGCGCCGACAGCGCAGGCAGCGAGAAAGCCTTCCTCGCCCACCTACGTGCCCTGCGACAGCGAGGCATCCGGACCACCTTCTCCGTCGGACACGCCGTCACCGAACAGATCCGCAAAGCCATCCGGGCCCTGCCCGACCAGGTCTGGCACCCCGCACTGGAACAGGACGGCGCCCTTCGCGTCGGCGCCGAGGTCGCCGAGCTGACCGACCTGGTCGACCTCACCGGATACCCGGACGGCACCCGCATCATCGTCCGCCGCGAGCGTCCCCACCCAGGCGCCCAGCTGTCCCTGTTCGACCAGGACGAAGGCATGCGCCACCAGGTCTTCCTCACCGACACACCCGTCACCGGCGGCGGCTCCATCCAGTACCTGGAGGTCCGCCACCGGGCTCACGCCCGGGTCGAGGACCACATCCGCTGCGGCAAGACCACCGGCTTCGGCCGCTTCCCCTCCCGCCGCTTCGCCATCAACCAGGCCTGGCTGGAGCTGTCCCTGACCGCCATCGACCTGCTGGCCTGGGCGCGAACCCTGCTGCTGGACGGCGAGTTGGCCACCGCCGAACCCAAGAAGCTCCGCTACCGCCTCCTGCACGCTGCCGCCCGGATCACGCGCGGAGCCCGCCGCCTATACCTGCGGATCGCCGCCACCTGGCCCTGGCGCCACGAACTAACCGTGGCGTTCAACCGCCTGGTGACACTACCCCGACCGGCCACCTGA
- a CDS encoding tubulin-like doman-containing protein: MPGELPDEFLQLLASGPEIGSPTVDDVADVLWLARHATGRTRRLPEGDAAVVPSGDKAAGAATEEHSVPDADVPPAAVNAGPHSEENAEGEHGPRDDEQRGANGPLVELFPAGTPSWLGPTSSVTDSGATGTRASPVRVPGAFALADGLALSRALRPLKREVRAPGPLVLDEAASATASAEARFAFPVQRPATEPWLSVDLVVDAGPSMVMWHNFSAELRTLLERHGAFRDVRCWSMSSSNNRIDLVPFRRRGQRPGQGQGLRRSPEQLADPTGRRAVLVLTDGVGPAWHRDRIGPVLRHWARTSPVAILQVLPRRLWHRTSLRPVPVRAAAQPRTGRSVPLIHAADPTVPVLATGPPECWIPVLEVDADWLGPWAEVVAGTSIGSTPLLAVPTAGVGAGPRVPESPMRPVPANAWADLDQFRAEASATAFELAGYLAAAPLTLPVMRLVQRAMLPASGPMHLAEVFLSGLLVAVDGPHAESLDPETVLYDFGPGIRDQLLDTLTRRESMQVLDVLSGVSGAVAQRFGGTLDFRALAPSGDPDSPFSIPETGLPFARVALSVLRGLGGANRQLASAMSTAMARGLDSAAAPATTVTAEEHSQPVADGTEPIDASLSAHSEQAEPLPSPSLPSISKIFQPMLFVGLGGTGALIGAELERGLRRSLCGTDGTALVAGGRRLPFQLPDCLQFVYADFSAAELSRLPHVNASGAEAVAYARTSRVVQDLLPDYDSSPEVTRMLRVSLHEETRSWLPHRSGEPRVTPLLSGTGQLPTVGRAALFASLRHGLQPVVAQLREAIAAIGSSAGDLAVMGGGKVKACDVFVAFSVAGGTGAGIYHDFLHLIGHEFRRARMSGVNIYPLVIMPSAFPPESGGGHEAELNAGRALVDLAHLVDDQNALSTDLDGPGQRGSLSVRYPGDVVVSLRPATVRTAILLSRPDGVRPDDLRRSATAMIMSLIGSATDDEPSSRSTGDDYPSLAASFVHQNVERSTPSRSGIGRRGLSTGFTASLTVPVHELAEIVAGRLLARAVREMDDDAQRPSDDGPQRVRELFYLSGIGRLWTRDSLEVPDPEPLPRGSRAIGQALRERLGDMEHALDGLDRQLDREVPRMAEEFAPGSALRQLIGPLGPFRLEGVMAGQDGPERLDRLGFKGMLENRRNEPERPAGVEHSAPQVPRFKGGLVPVRWGDTEVQLAVEEQNAWYQWRARLLWHQHWRELEEIHVPPLVRARNELSELVRALRAYEESERRSFAERHRELYREDRTGLSCLLPTRDTLDALQGKVFDRLCTFEGLAQNRTPSGLLEKMMGPDEWRRALDAVRRSPSAAVNEIRQVVEQRVKALFRRPSSMGDDRSLLPSMDMLLQAAVGDEDAVASVGSQWLDEFRSRLAGMLPVGYIPEGNGPLRVLVTHPHTASDRNVAQFLKQGLNLPRAAVEFHAADTDSITVVLLRSEMSLADVPEVRHALRAWSESRDEAGVDDFLHWRQRLGYRDDWLATTEEDRQRILHRILCAMWNGQVEVEGPVASPDAIRIRLNHTGAATLTLRLDAPDEGGSSWTGLLRAYERWALLEEDEIIQDVCEQLMAVRPTGLATTPEPQGILFRILVHEVAPQQIAWLEETSALLDPVDGGWITPLLGFWRETLNGAIDLRFPGAQRATRDRATLRALDGRDGSGSERPQSYR; encoded by the coding sequence ATGCCCGGCGAGCTCCCCGACGAATTCCTGCAGTTACTCGCGTCTGGACCGGAGATCGGCTCCCCGACGGTGGACGATGTGGCTGATGTGCTCTGGCTGGCCAGGCACGCGACCGGACGGACGCGGAGACTGCCGGAAGGGGACGCAGCGGTGGTCCCGTCCGGCGACAAGGCAGCGGGCGCGGCGACCGAAGAGCACTCCGTACCGGACGCCGATGTGCCGCCCGCAGCCGTTAACGCCGGTCCGCACAGCGAGGAGAACGCGGAAGGGGAGCACGGACCGCGGGACGACGAACAGAGAGGTGCCAACGGGCCTCTGGTTGAACTGTTTCCGGCCGGAACACCCTCCTGGCTCGGCCCCACGAGCTCCGTGACCGACAGCGGTGCCACCGGAACCCGGGCGTCGCCAGTGCGCGTGCCCGGCGCTTTCGCCCTCGCCGATGGGCTCGCGCTGTCGCGCGCCCTGCGCCCTCTGAAGCGGGAAGTCCGGGCGCCTGGACCCCTCGTGCTCGACGAGGCGGCCTCAGCCACGGCGTCCGCCGAGGCCCGCTTCGCCTTCCCCGTTCAGCGACCGGCCACCGAGCCCTGGCTGTCAGTCGACCTCGTGGTGGATGCGGGACCCTCCATGGTGATGTGGCACAACTTCAGCGCGGAACTGCGCACGCTGCTGGAGCGGCACGGGGCGTTCAGGGACGTACGGTGCTGGTCGATGTCCTCGTCGAACAATCGGATCGACCTCGTGCCGTTCCGGCGGCGAGGACAGCGTCCGGGCCAGGGCCAGGGGTTGCGGCGGAGCCCGGAACAGCTCGCGGACCCCACCGGACGGCGTGCCGTACTGGTGCTGACCGACGGTGTGGGTCCCGCCTGGCACCGCGACCGGATCGGTCCGGTACTCCGCCACTGGGCAAGGACGTCCCCGGTGGCGATCCTCCAGGTGCTGCCCCGGCGCCTGTGGCATCGCACGTCCCTGCGGCCCGTGCCGGTGCGGGCCGCCGCTCAGCCGCGCACCGGACGATCCGTACCGCTGATCCACGCCGCGGATCCGACGGTTCCCGTGCTCGCGACGGGCCCGCCGGAATGCTGGATTCCCGTGCTGGAGGTCGACGCGGACTGGCTGGGACCCTGGGCCGAGGTCGTGGCAGGCACGTCGATCGGATCGACACCCTTGCTCGCTGTGCCCACCGCCGGAGTGGGGGCCGGTCCTCGGGTCCCGGAGTCGCCGATGCGGCCCGTGCCGGCCAACGCCTGGGCCGACCTCGACCAGTTCCGGGCGGAGGCGTCCGCGACGGCCTTCGAGCTCGCCGGATATCTGGCCGCGGCTCCTCTGACGCTCCCGGTCATGCGCCTCGTGCAGCGGGCCATGCTGCCCGCGTCCGGGCCGATGCATCTGGCCGAAGTCTTCCTGTCCGGCCTGCTGGTGGCCGTGGACGGCCCGCACGCCGAGAGCCTGGACCCGGAGACGGTGCTGTACGACTTCGGGCCGGGGATACGGGACCAACTGCTCGACACGCTGACGCGACGCGAGTCGATGCAGGTGCTCGATGTCCTGAGCGGGGTTTCCGGCGCTGTCGCCCAGCGGTTCGGAGGCACGCTGGACTTCCGCGCCCTTGCACCGTCAGGGGATCCGGACAGCCCGTTCTCGATTCCGGAGACAGGCCTGCCGTTCGCGAGGGTCGCCCTGTCGGTGCTGCGTGGGCTGGGCGGAGCCAACCGGCAGTTGGCGTCGGCGATGTCGACGGCCATGGCGCGAGGCCTGGACTCGGCAGCCGCTCCCGCAACCACCGTCACCGCCGAGGAGCACTCCCAGCCGGTGGCGGACGGTACGGAGCCCATCGACGCGTCTCTCTCCGCGCATTCGGAACAGGCCGAGCCGCTCCCGAGCCCGAGTCTGCCCTCCATCTCCAAGATTTTTCAGCCGATGCTCTTCGTCGGCCTGGGTGGAACGGGCGCGCTGATCGGCGCTGAGCTCGAGCGGGGGCTGCGCCGCAGTCTGTGCGGCACGGACGGCACGGCGCTGGTCGCCGGGGGAAGGCGGCTCCCGTTCCAGCTGCCCGACTGTCTTCAGTTCGTGTACGCGGATTTCAGCGCGGCCGAGCTCTCCCGGCTGCCGCATGTCAACGCCTCGGGTGCCGAGGCGGTGGCGTATGCCCGTACCTCGCGTGTCGTCCAGGACCTGCTGCCCGACTACGACAGCTCGCCCGAGGTGACACGGATGCTGCGGGTCTCGCTGCACGAGGAGACGCGTTCGTGGCTGCCCCATAGGAGTGGCGAGCCGAGGGTCACGCCGCTGCTCTCGGGCACCGGGCAGCTGCCCACCGTCGGCAGAGCGGCGCTCTTCGCGTCACTGCGCCATGGCCTCCAACCGGTCGTCGCTCAGTTGAGGGAGGCCATCGCCGCGATCGGCAGCTCCGCCGGCGACCTCGCCGTGATGGGCGGCGGCAAGGTCAAGGCTTGCGACGTGTTCGTGGCCTTCTCGGTGGCGGGGGGCACGGGAGCGGGGATCTACCACGACTTCCTCCACCTCATCGGGCACGAGTTCCGCAGGGCCAGGATGTCGGGGGTGAACATCTATCCACTGGTGATCATGCCCTCTGCCTTTCCGCCCGAGTCGGGCGGCGGCCACGAGGCCGAACTCAACGCCGGGCGTGCACTGGTGGACCTCGCCCACCTGGTGGACGACCAGAACGCCCTGTCGACCGACCTCGATGGTCCCGGGCAGCGCGGGTCGCTCTCCGTGCGCTACCCGGGAGACGTCGTGGTGAGCCTGCGTCCCGCGACCGTCCGGACCGCGATCTTGCTGAGCAGGCCCGACGGTGTCCGTCCCGATGATCTTCGCCGGTCGGCCACAGCCATGATCATGTCCTTGATCGGCTCCGCCACGGACGACGAGCCCTCCAGCCGGAGTACGGGGGATGACTACCCGTCGCTCGCCGCCAGTTTCGTCCATCAGAACGTCGAACGCTCCACGCCGTCGCGCTCCGGAATCGGCCGTCGGGGCCTGTCCACCGGTTTCACCGCCTCGCTGACCGTCCCGGTGCACGAGCTGGCGGAGATTGTCGCGGGACGGCTGCTGGCCCGGGCCGTACGCGAGATGGACGACGACGCCCAGCGTCCCAGCGACGACGGCCCCCAACGGGTCCGGGAGCTCTTCTACCTCTCGGGCATCGGTCGGCTGTGGACGCGGGACTCACTGGAGGTCCCGGACCCCGAGCCGCTGCCGAGGGGCAGCAGGGCCATCGGCCAGGCACTGCGGGAGCGGCTCGGCGACATGGAGCACGCGCTCGACGGACTCGATCGGCAGCTCGACCGAGAGGTCCCTCGCATGGCCGAGGAGTTCGCGCCGGGCAGTGCGCTGCGTCAACTGATCGGTCCGCTGGGGCCTTTCAGGCTGGAGGGAGTCATGGCCGGGCAGGACGGCCCGGAGCGACTCGACAGGCTGGGCTTCAAGGGCATGCTCGAGAACCGTCGCAACGAACCGGAGCGGCCGGCGGGCGTCGAGCATTCCGCTCCCCAAGTACCCCGGTTCAAGGGCGGTCTGGTGCCGGTCCGTTGGGGGGATACGGAGGTGCAGCTGGCCGTCGAGGAGCAGAACGCCTGGTACCAGTGGCGGGCCAGATTGCTGTGGCATCAACACTGGAGGGAACTGGAGGAGATCCACGTGCCCCCGCTGGTGCGGGCCAGGAATGAGCTCTCCGAACTGGTCAGGGCTCTGCGTGCGTACGAGGAGAGCGAGCGCAGGTCCTTCGCCGAGCGCCACAGAGAGCTCTACCGGGAGGATCGCACCGGCCTCTCCTGCCTGCTGCCCACGCGGGACACCTTGGACGCCTTGCAGGGAAAGGTGTTCGACCGACTGTGCACCTTCGAGGGGCTGGCCCAGAACCGGACACCCTCCGGACTCCTGGAAAAGATGATGGGCCCCGACGAGTGGCGGCGTGCTCTGGACGCCGTCCGTCGGTCCCCGTCCGCGGCAGTGAACGAGATCAGGCAGGTGGTCGAGCAACGAGTGAAGGCGCTCTTCCGTAGACCGTCGAGCATGGGCGACGACCGCTCACTGTTGCCGTCCATGGACATGCTGCTGCAAGCAGCCGTAGGCGACGAGGACGCCGTGGCCTCGGTCGGCAGCCAGTGGCTCGACGAATTCCGGTCACGGCTGGCAGGCATGCTCCCGGTGGGGTACATCCCGGAGGGCAATGGCCCGCTGAGAGTGCTGGTGACACACCCGCACACCGCGAGCGACAGGAACGTCGCCCAATTCCTCAAGCAGGGGCTGAACCTCCCGCGCGCCGCCGTGGAATTCCACGCCGCTGACACTGATTCGATCACCGTGGTGCTGCTCCGCAGCGAGATGAGCCTCGCCGACGTCCCGGAGGTACGACACGCCCTGCGTGCATGGTCGGAATCCCGGGACGAGGCGGGCGTCGATGACTTCCTGCACTGGCGACAGCGGCTGGGCTACCGCGACGACTGGCTGGCCACCACAGAGGAGGACAGGCAGCGGATCCTGCACCGCATCCTGTGCGCGATGTGGAACGGCCAGGTGGAAGTGGAGGGGCCCGTCGCCTCACCGGACGCCATCCGGATCAGACTGAACCACACCGGCGCCGCCACCCTGACCCTTCGCCTCGACGCCCCGGACGAGGGCGGCTCCAGCTGGACGGGATTGCTTCGCGCGTACGAGCGGTGGGCGCTGCTCGAGGAGGATGAGATCATCCAGGACGTCTGCGAGCAGTTGATGGCTGTCCGGCCCACGGGGCTCGCCACCACACCCGAGCCCCAGGGGATCCTTTTCCGCATCCTCGTCCACGAGGTGGCACCGCAGCAGATCGCGTGGCTCGAAGAGACGTCCGCGCTCCTTGACCCGGTGGACGGCGGGTGGATCACCCCCCTGCTCGGCTTCTGGAGGGAAACGCTCAACGGCGCAATCGATCTCCGATTCCCCGGCGCGCAACGCGCGACCAGGGACCGCGCCACGCTGCGCGCCCTCGACGGGCGAGATGGGTCAGGCTCGGAGCGACCGCAGTCGTACCGGTAG
- a CDS encoding AAA family ATPase, with translation MEEIEEPKAAEPPRWWIYRCTPEPHDGIERLPDPPPWRAFARQVADDIAPGSTPSSGEVGQAGARRLGRNLRGMTYQADPEEINLVNMALHLRRPLLVTGRPGVGKSTLAYSIAHELKLGPVLRWSITSRSTLLEGQYHYDAIGRLQDVGLHRDKVLSGHDGAGEAVEPPDIGPYLRLGPLGTALLPWRRPRVLLVDEIDKSDLDLPNDLLNIFEEGEFLIPELARLSQDSAKVMTADPGHWAELRNGQVSCTEFPVVVLTSNGERDFPPAFLRRCVRLEIAPPDENKLAHMVAAHLPTRDKGDLAKRRRLIATFLRKQRDESADLANDQLLNALQMASSSLWEEDGGPELIERRLLRPLNGD, from the coding sequence ATGGAAGAGATCGAGGAACCGAAGGCTGCCGAGCCGCCGCGCTGGTGGATCTACCGTTGTACCCCGGAACCGCATGACGGCATCGAGCGGCTGCCCGATCCGCCGCCGTGGCGAGCTTTCGCACGACAAGTTGCCGACGACATCGCACCGGGGTCGACGCCTTCGTCGGGCGAGGTGGGGCAGGCCGGCGCGCGCCGCCTCGGTCGCAATCTGCGCGGCATGACGTACCAGGCGGATCCTGAGGAGATCAACCTGGTCAACATGGCTCTCCACCTGCGCCGTCCGCTGCTCGTCACCGGTCGGCCCGGGGTCGGCAAGTCGACCCTGGCGTACAGCATCGCTCATGAACTGAAGCTGGGGCCTGTGCTGCGATGGTCCATCACCAGCCGTTCCACCCTCCTCGAGGGGCAGTACCACTACGACGCGATCGGGCGGCTCCAGGACGTGGGGCTTCACCGCGACAAGGTGCTGTCGGGACACGACGGGGCCGGAGAAGCGGTGGAGCCGCCGGACATCGGGCCCTACCTGCGGCTCGGCCCACTCGGTACGGCGTTGCTCCCCTGGCGAAGGCCCCGCGTGCTGCTGGTCGACGAGATCGACAAGAGCGATCTCGACCTGCCGAACGACTTGCTGAACATCTTCGAAGAGGGTGAGTTCCTCATTCCCGAGCTGGCACGGCTGTCCCAGGACAGTGCGAAGGTGATGACGGCGGACCCGGGCCACTGGGCTGAGCTGCGGAACGGTCAGGTGAGCTGCACGGAATTCCCCGTGGTGGTGCTCACCAGCAATGGTGAACGAGACTTCCCTCCGGCGTTCCTGCGGCGCTGTGTACGCCTGGAGATCGCGCCGCCCGACGAGAACAAGCTCGCCCACATGGTGGCCGCCCATCTTCCCACTCGCGACAAGGGGGACTTGGCCAAGCGGCGCCGTCTGATTGCCACGTTCCTGCGTAAACAGCGCGACGAGTCGGCGGACTTGGCAAACGACCAGTTGCTGAACGCACTCCAGATGGCCTCGTCCTCGTTGTGGGAGGAAGATGGCGGCCCGGAACTCATCGAGCGCCGCCTGCTGCGGCCACTCAACGGGGACTGA
- a CDS encoding VMAP-C domain-containing protein — MRLAEALLGFPDAIDAEFRHTVLKEMGAQLHHDRRPVEIRQSATASEHVLELSRFCERHRDPETALHALWTTLEFLRRDEAALVDLKGCIDWLTRRGRLPERQLARLEELCDRIAPSVPRAVMEQAAQAACGAGRRAPLRGRESLPEAVHRLDQVRGDDDNVPLVLLFLAELAARLPNRLRGELREEIGAAAGLLGLRDEDRLALSARTRQPAPGGRMILQLRVEEVSAPAGGEQYVIEAHLYERDEAGLRLLAKRERQERLGRRELVASGADVLVTWNDLVATGDHGEDFRIEFLLPWSLLGHPADLWGIDADGYRIGFRCPVVVRSLDRLREPSWRRPWQDRWKLLHNGPAEAQVLARCGWLAIDEPGAGAPERLAGLKDRGPVLRLRGKDGDVRRWLDTHADVACLGLAFAYEPTDERVVRGVKDAVREGIPAIIWRRDGGDPGPLVSRLGELAAEQLPSLPELLRRWRRSAQEDDVADMHNHLTLLWDDPDCIDVSHARQFAAPVWTTIEQEREQ, encoded by the coding sequence GTGCGGCTCGCCGAGGCGTTGCTCGGCTTTCCGGACGCTATCGACGCCGAATTCCGACATACCGTCCTGAAGGAGATGGGAGCCCAGCTCCATCACGACAGGAGACCTGTCGAGATCCGCCAGTCCGCCACGGCGTCCGAGCATGTGCTGGAGCTGTCCCGTTTCTGCGAGCGTCATCGTGATCCCGAGACGGCCCTGCATGCCCTGTGGACCACCCTGGAATTCCTGCGCCGTGACGAAGCCGCCCTGGTCGACTTGAAGGGATGCATCGACTGGCTGACCCGCAGGGGCAGGCTGCCGGAGCGGCAGTTGGCCAGACTTGAGGAACTTTGCGATCGGATCGCCCCGTCCGTGCCGCGTGCCGTGATGGAGCAGGCGGCGCAGGCGGCCTGCGGAGCCGGCCGGCGCGCGCCTCTGCGGGGGAGGGAGTCTCTGCCGGAGGCCGTGCATCGGCTCGACCAGGTGCGGGGCGACGACGACAACGTGCCATTGGTGCTGCTGTTCCTCGCCGAACTGGCCGCCCGTCTCCCGAACCGGCTGCGCGGTGAGTTACGCGAGGAGATCGGCGCTGCGGCTGGACTGCTCGGTCTTAGGGACGAGGACAGGCTCGCGCTGTCCGCCCGGACCAGACAGCCGGCACCCGGCGGCCGAATGATCCTCCAACTGAGGGTGGAGGAGGTATCGGCGCCTGCCGGTGGCGAGCAGTACGTCATCGAGGCACACCTCTACGAGCGCGACGAGGCGGGGCTGCGGCTGCTCGCCAAGCGGGAGCGTCAGGAACGTCTCGGGAGGAGGGAACTGGTCGCGAGCGGCGCCGACGTTCTCGTCACCTGGAACGACCTTGTCGCCACAGGCGATCACGGCGAGGACTTCCGGATCGAGTTCCTGCTGCCCTGGTCGCTCCTCGGCCACCCGGCGGATCTGTGGGGGATCGACGCTGACGGGTACCGGATCGGATTCCGGTGCCCGGTGGTGGTGCGGTCCCTGGACCGACTGCGAGAGCCGTCGTGGCGTCGCCCGTGGCAGGACCGCTGGAAACTGCTGCACAACGGGCCAGCCGAGGCGCAGGTGTTGGCCCGATGCGGCTGGCTGGCCATCGACGAACCCGGGGCCGGTGCCCCGGAGCGGCTGGCGGGCTTGAAGGACCGGGGACCCGTGCTGCGGCTACGAGGCAAGGACGGTGACGTACGGCGCTGGCTCGACACCCATGCGGACGTCGCCTGCCTGGGTCTCGCCTTCGCCTACGAGCCGACCGACGAACGGGTCGTGCGCGGGGTGAAGGACGCCGTGCGTGAGGGGATTCCCGCTATTATCTGGCGCCGCGACGGAGGAGATCCCGGGCCGTTGGTCTCCCGGCTCGGCGAACTCGCCGCCGAACAGCTGCCATCGCTGCCCGAGCTGCTGCGTCGCTGGCGGCGTTCGGCGCAGGAGGACGACGTCGCGGACATGCACAACCACCTGACCCTCTTGTGGGACGACCCGGACTGTATCGACGTGAGTCATGCACGCCAATTCGCTGCTCCGGTCTGGACCACGATCGAGCAGGAACGGGAGCAATAA